Proteins found in one Solitalea lacus genomic segment:
- a CDS encoding Fic family protein: MKKKHFSQSISTFHERTAPEVGNLVGYGAIIDSLDLTVPIPRQLALISEKRRQYVTEEWLVFTPRHQPHENLYDHLVFALKYEGINLLFFKKLFEKLEPKIIEQWITNEPQSRYSRKIWFLYEWLMQKPLEVPDLKEGNYISLVNEELQFASPVSSNSNRHRIKNNLPGTVDFCPLVHKTPKLENYIRENLSEKTNSVIKGVHKDILHRASAFLLLKDSKASFTIEGENPTQNRTIRWGRAIGQAGSTPLNKEELLRLQQIVIENSRFIKMGYRTEGGFIGEHDRNTGEPIPEHISARWQDVESLMSGLLSSTRQMEDSGFHPVLTASKIAFGFVFIHPFVDGNGRLHRYLIHHLLAKMKFTPQGIIFPVSAAILERIDDYRKVLENYSYPLLDFIDWKKTSGNNIEVLNQTIDYYRFFDATAQAEFLYDCVNHTINTIIPQEVSYLQRYDSMKTWLDDRFQMPDKTVALLIRFLEQNDGALSKRAREREFAELTDEEVKEIEENYKEVMSES, from the coding sequence ATGAAAAAAAAGCATTTTTCACAATCAATAAGCACTTTTCACGAAAGAACGGCCCCTGAGGTCGGGAATCTTGTAGGATATGGTGCTATTATAGATTCCTTGGATTTAACTGTGCCCATACCACGTCAATTGGCGTTAATCAGTGAAAAACGAAGGCAATATGTTACAGAAGAATGGCTAGTTTTCACTCCAAGACACCAGCCTCATGAAAACCTCTATGACCATTTAGTTTTTGCCTTAAAATATGAAGGCATCAATTTATTGTTTTTCAAAAAACTTTTTGAAAAACTAGAACCTAAAATCATAGAACAGTGGATTACCAATGAACCGCAAAGCCGGTACAGTCGAAAGATTTGGTTTCTATATGAATGGTTGATGCAAAAGCCGCTTGAGGTACCTGATTTAAAGGAGGGTAATTATATTTCTCTTGTAAATGAGGAGTTACAGTTTGCAAGTCCGGTAAGTAGTAATTCGAATCGTCATCGCATTAAAAACAATTTGCCTGGAACGGTTGATTTTTGTCCGCTGGTTCACAAAACGCCCAAATTGGAAAACTATATTCGGGAAAACCTTTCTGAAAAAACTAATTCGGTTATAAAGGGAGTTCATAAAGATATTTTGCATCGTGCATCTGCTTTTCTATTATTAAAAGATTCTAAAGCATCATTTACTATAGAAGGAGAAAATCCCACACAAAATAGAACAATTCGCTGGGGTAGAGCCATCGGACAAGCAGGAAGTACCCCACTGAATAAGGAAGAGTTGCTTCGCTTGCAGCAAATAGTTATTGAAAATAGTCGTTTTATTAAAATGGGCTATCGTACTGAAGGTGGTTTTATTGGCGAACATGATCGAAACACAGGTGAACCTATACCCGAGCATATCTCAGCGCGCTGGCAAGATGTGGAATCATTAATGAGTGGATTATTAAGTTCTACCCGACAAATGGAGGATAGCGGATTTCATCCAGTTTTAACTGCTTCCAAAATAGCATTTGGTTTCGTTTTTATCCATCCCTTTGTGGATGGAAACGGAAGACTCCATCGTTATCTGATCCATCATTTGCTAGCTAAAATGAAATTCACGCCACAGGGTATTATTTTCCCTGTTTCTGCAGCCATTTTAGAGCGAATAGACGATTACCGAAAAGTATTAGAAAATTACTCCTATCCCCTGCTTGATTTTATTGACTGGAAAAAAACATCCGGCAATAATATTGAGGTATTGAATCAAACTATTGATTATTATCGTTTTTTTGATGCTACAGCACAAGCTGAATTTTTGTACGATTGTGTCAATCACACTATCAACACAATCATACCTCAAGAAGTTTCATATTTGCAGAGGTATGATTCAATGAAGACTTGGCTAGACGATCGATTTCAGATGCCCGACAAAACTGTTGCATTACTGATTCGATTTTTAGAACAAAACGATGGCGCTTTGTCTAAAAGAGCCCGAGAAAGAGAGTTTGCAGAATTAACCGATGAGGAAGTAAAAGAAATTGAAGAGAATTATAAAGAAGTGATGTCCGAATCGTAA
- a CDS encoding GAF domain-containing protein, with protein MEDVFVSELRDRRKFRLLYPEPDVACELPNIPGKLTFLPFINFLKERLSTTSDIQAQFYRHLIKRFEAQPALLQTIEDPAILDANEDLIELLTFAIFPVVGEKDKSIYTLAIPNRSGFFCYSDPFKKLFLDEKEEFVKLPADIPIDRLRDNFLAAIYESAFRKYYGIHLNNSAGLICSFTDPSTDLIRYYRLCEDRRFVDVQLNGDLPKLEHCGICLNTFRILDIEKLMKQMPLEMLSLEGFSILTAEDVTTDESVEEIKKILLSHDSYETTYLEDLKQAVRTLVGLNDLEVGLMPFVKINDQFVLEEEYTSQSLLGKRLHANEADTALYNMLIEFLSNQHPEPVAIANVTEDLIHDIPFLSSLKADGVKSYIVYPMQNSDGLLGLLELASKVPHQLNFEILTRLEPIIPLLSLAMCKNKEQFTGKIERLIKDNFTALQPSVHWKFEEVAWEYLRNKAEDASVLTGNVVFDNVHPLYGAIDIRNSSVERNHAIQRDLKEQLNLIGQTLDKLDVLVQLPLLEGLKFKNQAFQKAIEDVLLAEDEVRINEFLENEVEPILQHLQKSNSQAQVVVENYYGLLNPHDGHLYQFRREYEETLAQINDAVIRYLEEEEENIQQSYPHYFEKYRTDGVEYNIYIGQSIAPQKPFDSLYLKNLRLWQLKSMAEIARITHHLAPSLKVPLQTTQLILIHSQPIAISFRKDERRFDVEGSYNIRYEIMKKRIDKVHLKDSTERLTQPGKLALVYFNQKETDEYQQYINFLQSKEILKSGIEFLELEELQGVKGLKAMRVDVNLEGIRT; from the coding sequence ATGGAAGATGTATTCGTTTCCGAATTGAGGGATCGTAGGAAGTTCAGACTATTATATCCTGAGCCTGATGTGGCGTGCGAACTACCAAATATTCCCGGTAAACTTACGTTCTTGCCTTTTATCAACTTTTTAAAGGAACGGCTTTCGACTACTTCCGACATTCAGGCCCAATTTTATAGGCACCTTATTAAACGCTTTGAAGCTCAACCTGCTTTGTTGCAAACTATTGAAGACCCAGCAATACTGGATGCAAACGAAGATTTAATTGAATTGCTGACCTTCGCCATTTTTCCAGTTGTGGGTGAAAAGGACAAAAGCATATACACCCTTGCCATTCCCAACCGTTCTGGATTTTTCTGCTATTCTGATCCTTTCAAAAAGCTTTTTCTTGATGAAAAGGAAGAGTTTGTTAAACTCCCTGCAGACATTCCCATAGACAGGTTGAGAGATAATTTTCTTGCAGCTATTTATGAATCGGCTTTCAGGAAGTATTACGGCATCCACTTAAATAATTCAGCTGGCCTGATTTGTTCGTTTACGGATCCTTCCACTGATTTAATTCGTTACTATCGTCTTTGCGAAGACCGACGATTCGTCGATGTACAATTGAATGGCGACTTGCCGAAACTTGAACATTGTGGCATTTGCTTAAATACCTTCCGCATTTTGGACATTGAGAAGTTAATGAAACAAATGCCTCTTGAAATGCTATCCCTTGAGGGATTTTCTATCTTAACCGCTGAGGATGTTACTACTGATGAATCTGTTGAGGAAATTAAGAAAATACTCCTAAGCCATGATTCTTACGAAACAACTTATCTTGAAGATTTAAAGCAGGCCGTACGGACATTGGTAGGGTTAAATGATTTGGAAGTAGGCTTAATGCCTTTTGTAAAGATCAATGATCAGTTTGTGCTGGAAGAAGAATACACTTCCCAAAGTTTGCTAGGTAAAAGATTGCATGCCAACGAGGCGGATACGGCTTTATACAATATGCTGATTGAATTTCTTAGTAATCAACACCCTGAACCTGTTGCTATAGCCAATGTGACCGAAGATTTAATTCACGACATTCCTTTCTTGTCGTCTCTTAAAGCTGATGGGGTAAAGAGTTACATAGTTTATCCGATGCAAAATAGTGATGGTTTGCTGGGTTTATTGGAATTGGCCTCTAAAGTTCCTCATCAACTTAATTTCGAGATATTAACTAGGCTCGAGCCCATCATTCCGCTCTTGTCGCTTGCGATGTGTAAAAATAAAGAACAATTTACCGGTAAGATTGAACGGCTGATCAAAGACAACTTTACAGCATTGCAGCCATCTGTACATTGGAAATTTGAAGAAGTTGCTTGGGAGTATTTAAGGAATAAGGCGGAGGATGCTTCTGTTCTTACAGGAAATGTAGTGTTTGATAATGTACATCCTTTATACGGGGCAATCGACATTCGAAATTCATCAGTAGAGCGGAACCATGCCATACAAAGAGACCTGAAGGAACAACTGAATTTAATTGGTCAAACACTCGACAAACTGGACGTACTTGTTCAACTTCCATTGTTAGAAGGATTGAAATTCAAAAACCAGGCTTTTCAAAAGGCTATTGAAGACGTGCTACTAGCTGAGGATGAAGTAAGAATTAACGAGTTCTTGGAAAATGAGGTGGAGCCTATACTTCAGCACTTGCAAAAAAGTAATAGCCAGGCCCAAGTTGTAGTTGAAAATTATTATGGCTTGTTGAATCCGCATGATGGACATTTGTATCAGTTCAGGCGTGAATATGAAGAAACACTGGCCCAAATAAACGATGCCGTAATTCGTTACCTCGAAGAAGAGGAAGAAAATATTCAGCAGTCATACCCGCATTATTTTGAAAAGTATCGGACAGATGGGGTGGAGTACAACATCTATATTGGTCAATCTATTGCTCCGCAAAAACCCTTTGACTCGCTATACTTGAAAAACCTGCGTTTATGGCAACTAAAATCAATGGCTGAAATCGCCCGGATCACCCATCATTTGGCACCTTCCTTAAAGGTGCCGTTGCAAACCACCCAGCTGATCCTTATCCATAGCCAGCCGATTGCCATAAGTTTCAGGAAAGATGAACGACGTTTTGATGTGGAAGGCTCTTATAATATTCGTTATGAGATCATGAAAAAACGCATTGATAAGGTGCATCTGAAGGATAGTACAGAACGTTTGACGCAGCCGGGAAAATTAGCCTTGGTCTATTTCAATCAGAAAGAAACTGATGAGTACCAACAATACATTAACTTTTTGCAAAGCAAAGAGATCTTAAAGTCCGGAATTGAATTTTTGGAATTGGAAGAATTGCAGGGAGTTAAAGGATTGAAAGCAATGCGTGTCGATGTCAATTTGGAAGGGATAAGAACATAG
- a CDS encoding transposase — protein sequence MKTRVFEKKIPLQLFCHRFNPAGTSDVESVPAKSQLRNQIKELKYDFGADSFNLKNFDATEAALNWVMMAYNFISLFRQVVLNTQVEQRLKTLRYKVFAIGGYMVKNGSQKILKLSLAMKRREWAEDLVTGFFSLAVFGKQIPKISLSELYELLVREVQCFETTGITVNRFTVNF from the coding sequence TTGAAGACGAGGGTATTTGAAAAAAAAATACCGCTACAGTTGTTTTGTCACCGATTTAACCCTGCCGGCACTTCAGATGTGGAATCTGTACCGGCAAAGAGCCAATTGCGAAACCAGATCAAAGAACTGAAATACGATTTTGGGGCAGACAGCTTCAATCTTAAAAACTTTGATGCCACCGAAGCGGCCCTGAACTGGGTGATGATGGCCTATAACTTTATTAGCCTTTTCAGGCAGGTCGTGCTCAATACCCAAGTAGAACAACGCCTGAAAACATTACGCTACAAAGTGTTTGCCATTGGCGGGTATATGGTAAAAAACGGCAGCCAGAAAATCCTAAAACTGTCGCTGGCCATGAAACGAAGAGAATGGGCTGAGGATCTCGTAACGGGCTTTTTCAGTCTGGCTGTTTTCGGTAAACAAATCCCTAAGATCAGCCTCTCCGAGCTCTATGAGCTCCTGGTAAGAGAGGTTCAGTGCTTTGAAACGACTGGTATAACTGTCAACCGTTTTACGGTTAACTTTTAA